A genome region from Pseudomonas sp. N3-W includes the following:
- a CDS encoding LysR family transcriptional regulator, translating into MNKLELLRTFVRVSEMSSFTLAGESLGLPRSTVSEHVQALEALLGTRLLHRTTRKVQSTQDGLVLYERSKDLLSHMDEIEGLFRQDEASLAGRIRIDMPNILARRIVLPRLPEFMAKHPNLELEISSTDRRVDLLAEGFDCVVRVGAQPDQSVVARHLCDFAMVNCASPAYLQRYGVPETLEDLAQHRLVHYVGVLGSRPEGFVYEMDGQVHRLPMAGSVTVNSTDGYESACLGGFGLIQVPLTGMQPYLQSGELVAVLPQFNAPSMQVSLLYARQRHLPLRVRAFMAWLGQVIHPTP; encoded by the coding sequence ATGAATAAGCTGGAACTGCTGCGCACCTTTGTCCGTGTCAGCGAAATGTCGAGTTTCACACTCGCCGGTGAAAGCCTGGGCTTGCCCCGCTCTACGGTGTCCGAGCACGTTCAGGCCCTGGAAGCGCTGCTCGGCACGCGCCTGCTGCATCGCACCACGCGCAAGGTGCAGTCGACTCAGGATGGCCTGGTGTTGTACGAACGCAGCAAGGATCTGCTGTCGCACATGGACGAGATCGAGGGCTTGTTTCGCCAGGACGAAGCGTCACTGGCCGGGCGCATTCGTATCGACATGCCGAACATCCTGGCCCGTCGGATCGTCTTGCCGCGCCTGCCGGAGTTCATGGCCAAACACCCGAATCTGGAGCTGGAGATCAGCAGCACCGACCGTCGTGTCGATCTACTCGCCGAAGGCTTCGACTGTGTGGTGCGGGTCGGCGCGCAGCCGGATCAATCGGTGGTTGCCCGGCATCTGTGCGACTTTGCCATGGTCAACTGCGCCAGCCCCGCCTATCTGCAACGTTACGGCGTGCCCGAAACGCTCGAGGACCTGGCGCAGCATCGGCTGGTGCATTACGTCGGCGTGCTGGGCTCGCGTCCGGAAGGCTTTGTGTATGAAATGGATGGGCAGGTGCATCGGTTGCCGATGGCCGGCAGTGTCACGGTCAATAGCACTGATGGGTACGAGTCGGCGTGTCTGGGGGGCTTCGGTCTGATTCAGGTGCCGCTGACGGGCATGCAGCCGTACCTGCAAAGTGGCGAACTGGTGGCGGTGTTGCCGCAGTTCAATGCGCCGTCCATGCAGGTGTCGCTGCTGTATGCGCGGCAACGACATCTGCCGCTACGGGTGAGGGCGTTCATGGCGTGGTTGGGGCAGGTGATCCACCCCACACCCTGA
- a CDS encoding SDR family NAD(P)-dependent oxidoreductase produces MTRKIALITGASRGLGKSAALHLAAQGVDIIGTYNSRADEAQALVAQIESLGARAAMLQLDVSQSERFSAFGDEIAQLLHKHFDQPHFDFLINNAGVGSYASFAETTVEQFDLLMNIHLKGPFFLTQTLLPLLNDGGRIINISTGLTRFSLPGYGAYAAMKGAMEVLTRYQAKELGARGIAVNTLAPGAIETDFGGGTLRDNAVVNQMVASNTALGRTGKPDDIGAAIALLLSPGGQWINGQRVEASGGMFL; encoded by the coding sequence ATGACCCGTAAAATCGCATTGATCACCGGCGCCAGCCGTGGCCTTGGCAAAAGCGCCGCCCTGCATCTGGCAGCTCAAGGCGTCGATATCATCGGCACTTACAACAGCCGCGCCGATGAGGCTCAGGCGCTGGTTGCACAGATCGAAAGCCTGGGCGCTCGTGCGGCCATGCTGCAACTGGATGTCAGCCAGAGCGAGCGTTTCAGCGCCTTCGGCGACGAAATCGCCCAACTGCTGCACAAACACTTCGATCAGCCGCACTTCGACTTTCTGATCAATAACGCCGGGGTGGGCAGCTATGCGAGCTTCGCCGAAACCACGGTCGAGCAGTTTGACCTGCTGATGAACATCCATTTGAAGGGGCCGTTTTTCCTGACCCAGACCTTGTTACCGTTGCTGAATGACGGCGGTCGCATCATCAATATTTCCACCGGCCTGACCCGTTTCAGCCTGCCGGGGTACGGCGCTTACGCAGCGATGAAAGGGGCGATGGAAGTGCTGACGCGTTACCAGGCCAAGGAACTCGGCGCGCGCGGGATTGCCGTCAACACCCTGGCGCCGGGGGCTATCGAGACTGATTTCGGTGGTGGCACGTTGCGTGATAACGCCGTGGTGAATCAGATGGTGGCGAGTAATACGGCGCTGGGTCGTACTGGCAAACCAGACGATATCGGCGCGGCGATTGCGCTGCTGCTGTCGCCGGGTGGGCAGTGGATCAACGGGCAGCGTGTCGAAGCTTCGGGCGGGATGTTTCTTTAA
- a CDS encoding multidrug/biocide efflux PACE transporter: MNANKSITERIIQAIGFECLAILICTPLLAWIMDKPLLEMGLVTVLIAGLALAWNVVFNGMFDRVLKRYAIAHNAWSRVVHALLFEGGLVAMGVPLIAWWLGVSLWQAFLLDIGVLLFFLPYTYVYHWGYDVLRARLMMSRAL; encoded by the coding sequence ATGAATGCCAACAAATCCATCACTGAACGTATTATCCAGGCCATCGGTTTCGAGTGCCTGGCCATTCTGATCTGCACACCGCTGTTGGCCTGGATCATGGACAAGCCGCTGCTGGAAATGGGCCTCGTTACCGTGCTGATTGCCGGTTTGGCGCTGGCCTGGAACGTGGTGTTCAACGGCATGTTTGACCGCGTGCTCAAGCGTTACGCAATCGCGCACAACGCCTGGAGCCGGGTGGTGCACGCGCTGTTGTTCGAAGGCGGACTGGTTGCGATGGGTGTGCCGCTGATTGCCTGGTGGCTGGGCGTCAGCCTGTGGCAGGCGTTCCTGCTGGACATCGGCGTGCTGCTGTTCTTCCTGCCCTACACCTATGTCTATCACTGGGGGTATGACGTGCTGCGGGCGCGGTTGATGATGAGCCGTGCACTCTAG
- a CDS encoding LysR family transcriptional regulator, translating to MASHEVLLAFVQAATQGSFSAAARKLGRSQSTVSAAVASLEIDLNLTLFDRSSRKPSLTPAGHVMLQRAEEILAATSRMEMSASQLSQGIEPKLTVAISDTYQSVRFEAALSAFEQRYPDLELECLIAECDDLVALVQSGRAHVAFAEMQDRYPPDLVSNTVEERTEIALFVSPAHPLATLTHVDQNVLQQHRELRLATIVNPYESRAKGRVWSAPSYLMLLEMAQGGFGWAPLPRWLVERFGAGSLVELDVRGWPKPVFVDALWSRLHPPGPAGSWLLGKMLE from the coding sequence ATGGCCTCCCATGAAGTGCTGTTGGCGTTTGTCCAAGCCGCGACCCAGGGTTCGTTTTCCGCCGCTGCGCGCAAACTTGGCCGCAGTCAGTCGACCGTCAGTGCGGCAGTGGCGAGTCTGGAAATCGATTTGAACCTGACGCTTTTCGACCGCAGCAGCCGCAAGCCGAGCCTGACTCCGGCCGGGCATGTGATGCTGCAACGGGCCGAGGAAATACTGGCGGCTACCAGCCGTATGGAAATGAGCGCCAGCCAGTTGTCCCAAGGCATCGAGCCGAAGCTGACGGTGGCGATTTCCGACACCTATCAGTCGGTGCGTTTCGAGGCCGCCTTGAGTGCATTCGAACAGCGTTACCCGGACCTTGAGCTGGAATGCCTGATCGCCGAGTGCGATGACCTGGTGGCGTTGGTGCAAAGTGGCCGCGCCCACGTCGCGTTTGCCGAAATGCAGGATCGCTACCCCCCGGACCTGGTCAGCAACACCGTGGAGGAACGCACGGAAATCGCGCTGTTCGTATCCCCGGCGCACCCGCTGGCCACGCTCACTCATGTCGATCAGAACGTGCTGCAACAGCACCGCGAGTTGCGTCTGGCAACGATCGTCAATCCGTATGAAAGCCGCGCCAAGGGCCGGGTCTGGTCGGCGCCGAGTTACCTGATGCTGCTGGAAATGGCCCAGGGCGGATTCGGCTGGGCGCCGCTGCCACGCTGGCTGGTGGAGCGGTTCGGCGCCGGGTCATTGGTGGAACTGGATGTGCGTGGCTGGCCAAAACCGGTGTTTGTCGATGCGCTGTGGTCGCGGCTGCATCCCCCGGGGCCGGCGGGGAGTTGGCTGTTGGGCAAGATGCTGGAATAG
- a CDS encoding RNA polymerase sigma factor, translated as MSGESVSARVEQVYRDDSRRILATLIRLLGDFDLAEEALHEAFFVAVERWQRDGVPDNPRTWLVSTGRFKAIDGLRRRARFNASQPMLIAQMQALEQADWSDEDVEDDRLRLIFTCCHPALAADAQVPLTLREVCDLTTEEIARAFLSTPATIAQRIVRAKAKIRDAKIPYQVPSLAVLPERLDSVLRVIYLVFNEGYSASIGAQLTRDDLTREAIRLGRLLMELLPEPEVMGLLALMLLHESRRPARTSQTGELIVLDEQDRTLWDAGLIAEGCALVQHALTTRRFGPYCLQAAIAAVHAEAVTAQETDWLQIVGLYDVLLRAVPSPVIELNRAAALAQRDGPLAGLTLVEGILARGQLLDYHLAHSARAEFCRQLGRVEEARAAYERALELTQQVPERRFIEGRLRLLD; from the coding sequence ATGTCGGGGGAGTCGGTCTCGGCACGGGTCGAGCAGGTTTACCGCGACGATTCGCGGCGGATTCTGGCGACCCTGATCCGCTTGCTCGGCGATTTCGACCTTGCCGAAGAGGCTTTGCACGAGGCGTTCTTCGTCGCGGTCGAACGCTGGCAACGCGATGGCGTGCCGGATAACCCGCGCACCTGGCTGGTGTCCACCGGGCGCTTCAAGGCCATCGATGGGTTGCGCCGGCGGGCGCGGTTCAACGCCTCTCAGCCCATGTTGATCGCTCAGATGCAGGCGCTGGAGCAGGCCGACTGGAGTGACGAAGACGTGGAAGATGATCGCCTGCGCCTGATCTTCACTTGCTGTCACCCGGCCCTGGCCGCCGATGCGCAAGTACCGCTGACGCTGCGCGAAGTCTGCGACCTGACCACCGAAGAAATCGCCCGAGCGTTTCTCTCGACACCCGCCACCATCGCCCAACGCATCGTGCGCGCCAAAGCCAAGATCCGCGACGCAAAAATTCCTTATCAGGTGCCGTCGCTGGCCGTATTGCCGGAGCGTCTGGACAGTGTGTTACGGGTGATTTATCTGGTGTTCAACGAAGGCTATTCGGCGTCCATTGGCGCGCAGTTGACCCGTGATGACCTGACCCGCGAGGCGATTCGTCTTGGTCGATTATTGATGGAGTTGCTGCCCGAGCCGGAAGTCATGGGGCTGCTGGCGTTGATGCTGTTGCACGAGTCGCGGCGCCCGGCCAGGACCTCGCAAACCGGTGAGTTGATCGTGCTGGATGAGCAGGACCGCACGTTGTGGGATGCCGGGTTGATCGCCGAGGGCTGCGCCCTGGTGCAGCATGCATTGACCACTCGGCGCTTTGGGCCTTACTGCCTGCAAGCGGCGATTGCGGCGGTGCACGCCGAAGCGGTTACGGCGCAGGAAACGGACTGGCTGCAGATCGTCGGGCTGTATGACGTGCTGTTGCGGGCGGTGCCGTCGCCAGTGATCGAGCTGAACCGTGCGGCGGCGTTGGCCCAGCGTGATGGTCCGTTGGCGGGGCTGACGTTGGTCGAAGGCATTCTGGCGCGGGGGCAGTTGCTGGACTACCACCTGGCACATTCGGCACGGGCGGAGTTCTGTCGGCAGTTGGGACGGGTGGAGGAGGCGCGAGCGGCGTATGAGCGGGCGCTTGAGTTGACGCAGCAGGTGCCGGAGCGGCGGTTTATCGAGGGGCGGTTGAGGTTGCTGGATTGA
- a CDS encoding SRPBCC family protein, with protein MTAQQKAAPYELSISRLIDAPRRKIFRAWTEPALLAQWWGPHGMTTPECEMDLWVGGQFRTLMRAPDGSEYPTMGVFLEIVAPERLVFTDAFIPGWIPSGKPFMSAEVTLQEQGGKTLYTARAMHWNEEDRQAHEAMGFHDGWGQSLDRLVTLVTEGMPD; from the coding sequence ATGACTGCACAACAGAAAGCCGCTCCTTACGAGTTGTCCATCAGCCGCCTGATCGACGCACCGCGCCGCAAGATATTCCGCGCCTGGACCGAGCCGGCGCTGCTCGCCCAGTGGTGGGGACCGCACGGCATGACCACCCCCGAGTGCGAAATGGACCTGTGGGTTGGCGGCCAGTTTCGCACCCTGATGCGCGCCCCGGACGGCAGTGAATACCCGACCATGGGCGTGTTTCTGGAGATCGTCGCCCCGGAGCGACTGGTGTTCACCGACGCTTTTATTCCCGGCTGGATCCCGTCGGGCAAACCGTTCATGTCGGCTGAAGTGACGTTGCAGGAGCAGGGTGGCAAAACCCTCTACACCGCCCGTGCCATGCACTGGAACGAAGAGGATCGCCAGGCGCACGAAGCCATGGGCTTCCACGACGGGTGGGGGCAGAGCCTCGACCGTCTGGTGACGCTGGTGACCGAAGGCATGCCCGACTGA
- a CDS encoding YciI family protein, with the protein MKYLCLVYSSERELHTLPDSPKDAECMAYAESIQGSGRMLAAEALESVQTATTVRMRNGKLSITDGPFAETKEQLAGFYLIDARDLNEAIQVAGNIPAARVGCVEVRPVRQLNP; encoded by the coding sequence ATGAAATACCTGTGCCTGGTTTACAGCAGCGAGCGCGAACTGCATACGTTGCCCGACAGCCCCAAGGATGCCGAGTGCATGGCCTATGCCGAATCGATCCAGGGCAGCGGCCGGATGCTCGCCGCAGAAGCGCTGGAGTCGGTGCAAACCGCCACTACCGTGCGCATGCGCAACGGCAAGTTGTCGATTACCGACGGCCCGTTCGCCGAGACCAAGGAGCAACTGGCCGGCTTCTACCTGATCGATGCCCGTGACCTCAATGAAGCCATTCAGGTGGCCGGCAATATCCCGGCGGCCCGAGTGGGCTGTGTCGAAGTTCGCCCGGTTCGCCAGTTGAATCCTTGA
- a CDS encoding N-acetyltransferase, which translates to MTARLVPYESLNALQRQQVEAIEIHAEQIKFSGDIHGALHTLLSKPGPGVKGFALLVEDIPVAFLLLKRPPVLPDWANEHSATLHALQVDQRAQGKGFGKACLQALPEVARQAWPEIKGLELSVDADNDAAIALYSQFGFIDSGEAYKGRIGYERRMGMVF; encoded by the coding sequence GTGACAGCCCGACTCGTGCCTTACGAAAGCCTGAACGCGCTCCAGCGCCAGCAGGTCGAGGCCATTGAAATTCACGCCGAGCAAATCAAATTCTCCGGCGACATCCACGGTGCGCTGCACACCCTGTTGTCCAAACCCGGCCCCGGGGTCAAAGGCTTCGCCCTGCTGGTCGAGGATATTCCGGTGGCGTTCCTGCTGCTCAAGCGCCCGCCGGTCTTGCCGGACTGGGCCAACGAACACAGCGCCACCCTGCACGCCCTGCAAGTCGATCAACGCGCCCAAGGCAAAGGCTTTGGCAAAGCCTGCCTGCAAGCCCTGCCCGAAGTGGCACGCCAGGCATGGCCTGAGATCAAGGGGCTGGAGTTGTCGGTGGATGCGGACAACGACGCGGCCATCGCGCTGTACAGCCAGTTCGGCTTTATCGACAGCGGCGAGGCGTACAAGGGCCGGATCGGTTACGAACGGCGGATGGGGATGGTGTTTTGA
- a CDS encoding GNAT family N-acetyltransferase produces the protein MNPVIRHVTPADLDRCYAIETLAYEGDEAATREKIATRIATWPEGFIVAEVDGVVAGFINSGAAFEVEMSDEAFKELIGHDPAGPHVVIMSVVVHPDYQGQGLAKRLMGEFIERMRGMGKTNIHLMCKERHIPLYAGFGFAYIQPSASDHGGMAWHEMVLAL, from the coding sequence ATGAACCCCGTCATCCGCCACGTCACCCCCGCTGATCTGGACCGCTGCTACGCCATCGAAACCCTGGCCTACGAAGGCGACGAAGCCGCCACCCGGGAAAAGATCGCCACCCGCATCGCCACCTGGCCCGAAGGCTTTATCGTGGCCGAAGTCGACGGCGTCGTAGCCGGTTTCATCAACTCCGGTGCGGCGTTCGAGGTGGAAATGTCAGACGAAGCCTTCAAGGAACTGATCGGCCACGACCCGGCCGGCCCGCACGTGGTCATCATGTCGGTGGTGGTACACCCCGATTATCAGGGGCAGGGCCTGGCGAAACGCCTGATGGGCGAGTTCATCGAGCGGATGCGCGGCATGGGCAAAACCAATATCCACCTGATGTGCAAGGAACGGCACATCCCGCTGTACGCCGGATTCGGCTTCGCCTACATCCAGCCGTCGGCGTCGGATCATGGCGGGATGGCGTGGCATGAGATGGTGCTGGCGCTATAA
- a CDS encoding GyrI-like domain-containing protein, which yields MDEQTRVETAEPRFENGHFLLIAGLGGRFTTETTHKIPELWERFIPHLGKIPGQKNEVTYGICCNPDGKGSFEYIAGVEISKLDDLPEKYRWIEVQPQHYAVFQHKGSLDDLPRTFHYIWKTWLPQSGHEAADAPEFERYSEDYNPKLHTGVLEIWLPLKA from the coding sequence ATGGATGAGCAAACACGCGTCGAAACGGCCGAACCACGCTTCGAAAACGGGCACTTTCTGCTCATCGCCGGGCTGGGTGGGCGTTTTACCACGGAGACGACGCACAAAATCCCCGAACTCTGGGAGCGATTCATCCCGCATCTGGGGAAAATTCCAGGGCAAAAGAACGAAGTGACCTACGGCATCTGCTGCAATCCCGATGGCAAGGGCAGTTTCGAATACATCGCCGGCGTCGAAATCAGCAAACTCGACGACTTGCCCGAGAAGTACCGCTGGATCGAGGTTCAACCCCAGCATTACGCAGTGTTTCAGCACAAAGGCTCGCTGGACGACTTGCCCCGCACTTTTCATTACATCTGGAAAACCTGGCTGCCGCAGTCCGGGCATGAAGCCGCGGATGCCCCGGAATTCGAGCGATACAGCGAGGATTACAATCCCAAGCTGCACACCGGCGTGCTGGAAATCTGGCTGCCGCTCAAGGCTTGA
- the alaC gene encoding alanine transaminase, protein MAEQGSPRRFARIDRLPPYVFNITAELKMAARRRGEDIIDLSMGNPDGPTPPHIVEKLVTVAQREDTHGYSTSKGIPRLRRAISNWYKDRYAVDIDPETEAIVTIGSKEGLAHLMLATLDQGDTVLVPNPSYPIHIYGAVIAGAQVRSVPLIPGVDFFDELERAIRGSIPKPKMMILGFPSNPTAQCVELDFFERVIALAKQYDVLVVHDLAYADIVYDGWKAPSIMQVPGAKDIAVEFFTLSKSYNMAGWRIGFMVGNAELVNALARIKSYHDYGTFTPLQVAAIAALEGDQQCVKDIAEQYRQRRNVLVKGLHELGWMVENPKAAMYVWAKIPKEYAHLGSLEFAKKLLAEAKVCVSPGVGFGEYGDDHVRFALIENQDRIRQAVRGIRGMFRADGLVQKTIS, encoded by the coding sequence ATGGCCGAACAAGGTTCGCCGCGCCGCTTTGCGCGCATAGATCGACTCCCCCCTTACGTGTTCAACATCACCGCCGAGCTGAAGATGGCCGCCCGACGTCGTGGCGAAGACATCATCGACTTGAGCATGGGCAACCCTGACGGCCCTACCCCGCCGCATATCGTTGAAAAACTGGTCACCGTCGCCCAACGCGAAGACACCCACGGCTACTCGACATCCAAGGGTATTCCGCGCCTGCGCCGGGCGATTTCCAACTGGTACAAGGATCGCTACGCGGTCGACATCGACCCGGAAACCGAAGCCATCGTCACCATCGGTTCCAAGGAAGGCCTGGCGCACTTGATGCTGGCCACCCTCGACCAAGGCGATACGGTGCTGGTGCCCAACCCCAGCTACCCGATTCACATCTACGGTGCCGTGATTGCCGGCGCCCAGGTGCGGTCGGTGCCGCTGATCCCGGGGGTGGACTTCTTCGATGAACTGGAGCGTGCCATTCGCGGCTCGATCCCGAAACCGAAGATGATGATCCTCGGCTTCCCGTCCAACCCCACCGCCCAGTGCGTGGAGCTGGACTTCTTCGAGCGGGTCATCGCCCTCGCCAAGCAGTATGACGTGCTGGTGGTGCACGACCTGGCTTACGCCGACATCGTCTACGACGGCTGGAAAGCCCCCTCGATCATGCAGGTGCCTGGCGCCAAGGACATCGCGGTGGAGTTTTTCACCCTGTCCAAGAGCTACAACATGGCGGGCTGGCGGATCGGCTTCATGGTCGGCAACGCGGAACTGGTCAACGCCCTGGCGCGGATCAAGAGTTACCACGACTACGGCACGTTCACCCCGTTGCAGGTGGCGGCGATTGCCGCGCTGGAAGGCGATCAGCAGTGCGTCAAAGACATCGCCGAGCAGTATCGCCAGCGTCGTAACGTGCTGGTCAAAGGCCTGCATGAGCTGGGCTGGATGGTCGAAAACCCGAAAGCGGCCATGTACGTCTGGGCCAAGATTCCCAAGGAATACGCGCACCTGGGCTCGCTGGAATTCGCCAAGAAGCTGCTGGCCGAGGCCAAGGTCTGCGTCTCGCCGGGTGTCGGGTTTGGGGAATACGGGGACGATCATGTGCGCTTTGCGCTGATCGAAAACCAGGACCGGATTCGTCAGGCTGTGCGCGGGATTCGCGGGATGTTCAGGGCGGATGGGCTGGTACAGAAAACCATTAGCTGA
- a CDS encoding GntP family permease gives MFGMSHETFLLVDAVVTVIGLIVLITKFKLHPFIALIIAAAFLGLTSGMPVGTILKAFQDGFGGVLGFVGIILALGTMLGKMMAESGGADQIAQTLIRAFGKERVQWAMMFAAFLVGIPLFFEIGFVLLIPLVFIVARRTGVSIIKIGIPLLAGLSAVHGLVPPHPGPLLAIGVFGADIGKTILYGLIVALPTAIIAGPIYGTFISKYIPGHANQELVDQLAREPEAATLPSFGITLVTVLLPVFLMLLKTFADVALPDGHFFRGWMDLIGHPISALLLALLLSLYTFGHRQGIGSKQILKLLDASLAPTAAIILIIGAGGGFKQMLVTSGVGDVIGHMAVNAQISPILLAWLVAAVIRVATGSATVATITGAGIVVPVVGMIPGVNRELLVLATGAGSLILSHVNDAGFWLVKQYFNMTVAETFKTWTAMETILSIVALGFIMLLSLFV, from the coding sequence ATGTTTGGCATGTCCCACGAGACGTTCCTGCTGGTTGACGCAGTGGTCACGGTCATCGGACTCATCGTCCTGATCACCAAATTCAAACTGCATCCGTTCATTGCCCTGATCATCGCGGCAGCCTTTCTCGGCCTGACTTCCGGCATGCCGGTGGGCACCATCCTCAAGGCGTTCCAGGACGGCTTCGGCGGGGTGCTGGGGTTTGTCGGGATCATCCTGGCACTGGGCACGATGCTCGGCAAGATGATGGCCGAATCGGGCGGGGCAGATCAGATTGCGCAGACGCTGATTCGCGCATTCGGCAAAGAGCGCGTGCAGTGGGCAATGATGTTCGCGGCGTTCCTGGTCGGCATTCCGCTGTTCTTCGAAATCGGCTTCGTGCTGCTGATTCCGCTGGTGTTCATCGTTGCCCGGCGTACCGGCGTGTCGATCATCAAGATCGGTATCCCGCTGCTGGCTGGCCTGTCCGCCGTGCATGGCCTGGTTCCGCCGCATCCGGGGCCGTTGCTGGCCATTGGCGTGTTCGGTGCCGACATTGGTAAAACCATTCTGTACGGTCTGATCGTGGCGCTGCCGACGGCGATCATCGCCGGTCCGATCTACGGCACCTTTATCTCCAAATACATTCCGGGCCATGCCAATCAGGAGCTGGTTGATCAACTGGCCCGTGAACCGGAAGCGGCGACGCTGCCAAGCTTCGGCATCACCCTGGTCACCGTGCTGCTGCCGGTGTTCCTGATGCTGCTCAAGACTTTTGCCGACGTCGCGCTGCCGGACGGGCATTTCTTTCGCGGCTGGATGGACCTGATCGGTCACCCGATCTCGGCGTTGTTGCTGGCGTTGTTGCTGTCGCTGTACACCTTTGGCCACCGTCAGGGCATCGGTTCGAAACAGATCCTCAAACTGCTGGATGCGAGCCTCGCGCCAACCGCCGCGATCATTCTGATCATCGGTGCCGGTGGTGGCTTCAAGCAGATGCTGGTCACCAGCGGCGTGGGTGACGTGATCGGCCACATGGCGGTGAACGCGCAGATCTCGCCGATCCTGCTGGCCTGGCTGGTAGCAGCGGTGATTCGCGTGGCCACCGGTTCTGCAACCGTGGCGACCATCACGGGCGCGGGCATTGTGGTGCCGGTGGTGGGCATGATTCCGGGGGTGAACCGCGAGCTGCTGGTGCTGGCGACCGGCGCCGGTTCGCTGATCCTGTCCCACGTCAACGACGCGGGTTTCTGGCTGGTGAAACAGTACTTCAACATGACCGTGGCCGAGACGTTCAAGACCTGGACGGCCATGGAGACCATCCTGTCGATCGTGGCGCTGGGCTTTATCATGCTGCTGTCGTTGTTCGTTTAA
- a CDS encoding gluconokinase, protein MNHPITALVIMGVAGCGKTCVSEALCQLSGATAIEGDTFHPAANIAKMSAGIPLDDEDRAGWLDSLCDELRRVDALGERPVLTCSALKHSYRERLRSALPGLGFVFLELTPEVAADRVSHRPGHFMPSTLIDSQFATLESPVGEPLTLALDASHHSVAELAGQAHHWWLQHGLKFAV, encoded by the coding sequence ATGAATCATCCCATCACCGCCCTGGTCATCATGGGCGTTGCCGGTTGCGGCAAGACCTGCGTCAGCGAGGCCTTGTGCCAGCTCAGCGGCGCGACCGCCATTGAAGGCGACACTTTCCACCCTGCCGCCAACATCGCCAAGATGAGCGCTGGCATTCCCCTCGACGACGAAGACCGTGCCGGCTGGCTCGACAGCCTGTGCGACGAACTGCGCCGCGTTGATGCCCTCGGCGAACGCCCGGTGCTGACCTGTTCGGCGCTCAAACACAGCTACCGCGAACGTCTGCGCAGCGCCTTGCCGGGGCTGGGCTTCGTGTTCCTGGAATTGACGCCTGAAGTCGCGGCCGACCGTGTGTCCCATCGTCCCGGCCACTTCATGCCGTCGACCTTGATCGACAGCCAGTTCGCCACCCTTGAATCCCCGGTCGGCGAGCCTTTGACCCTGGCCCTCGATGCCTCCCATCACAGCGTCGCTGAACTGGCCGGTCAGGCCCACCATTGGTGGCTGCAACACGGCCTGAAATTCGCGGTATGA